The DNA sequence AACTTAAATGATAAAAAAGAATACAAAGAAGCTATAATAGCTCGTGAAAATCAAAGTACGACAGGTATAGGAGAAGGAATAGCAATACCTCATGCTAAAACTAAAGCAGTTAAAAATGCATGTTTAGCTGCAGCAGTCTCTAAAAAAGGTGTTGATTATGAATCTTTTGATGGTAGTCTTTCACACTTATTCTTTATGATAGCAGCACCAGAAGGGGCTAATAATACTCACCTTGAAGTATTATCAAGGTTATCTACAATACTTATGGACGAAGAGTTTAGAGAAAAATTAATGAATGCTCAAAATGTAGATGAGTTTTTAAACTTAATAGACTATAAAGAAAAAGAGAAATTCCCAGAAGAAGAAAAGGAAGAGGTTGTAGATATTTCAAAAAGTTCTTCTTCAAAATATCCAACAGTATTAGCAGTTACAGCTTGCCCAACGGGAATAGCACATACTTTTATGGCGGCAGAAAGTTTAAACAAACAAGCGGATAAAATGGGTGTTAACATAAAGGTAGAAACAAATGGTTCATCAGGTGCTAAAAATGTTTTAACTAAAGAAGAAATAGAAAATGCAACGGCTATAATAGTTGCTGCTGATAAAAAAGTTGATATGGCTAGATTTAATGGAAAGAAAGTCATAATAACTAAGGTAGCAAATGGAATTCACAAAGCAGAAGAGTTGATAACTAAAGCACAAAATGGAGATGCTCCAATATATAACCATGAAGGAAACGCAGAAGCTTCAGAAGAAGTTGAAAATGAAACAGCATTTAGAAAAGTATATAAACACTTAATGAATGGTGTATCAAATATGTTACCATTTGTTGTAAGTGGAGGTATATTAATAGCACTAGCATTTTTACTAGATAACTATTCTATAAACCCAGCAAACTTTGGTTCAAATACACCAATAGCTGCTTTCTTTAAATCTATAGGAGATGTTGCTTTTGGATTTATGCTACCAGTACTTGCAGGATATATTGCATATAGTATAGCTGATAGACCTGCTTTAGTTGTAGGTTTTGTAGGTGGGGCTATGGCAAATGCAGGTGGTTCAGGATTTTTAGGAGCATTACTTGCAGGTTTCTTAGCAGGATATTTAGTAGTAGGACTTAAAAAAGTATTTAGTGTTTTACCAGATTCATTAGATGGTATAAAACCTGTTTTACTATATCCTTTATTTGGGACACTTTTAATGGGTATAATAATGACATTTATAGTAATACCTCCAGTTGCAGCACTTAACTTAGGAATAACTAATTTCTTAAATGGACTAGGAACAAGTTCTAAGTTAATACTTGGATTAGTACTAGGTGGTATGATGGCAATAGATATGGGTGGACCTATAAACAAGGCAGCTTATGTATTTGGAGTTGCATCACTTCAATCAGGACAATATGAGATAATGGCAGCAGTTATGGCAGGTGGTATGGTACCTCCTTTAGCTATAGCACTTGCTACAACTTTCTTTAAAAATAGATTTACAAAAGAAGAACAAGAATCAGGTAAAGTTAACTATGTAATGGGGTTATCATTTATAACTGAAGGTGCTATACCATTTGCAGCAGCAGATCCTCTAAAAGTTATACCAGCTTGTGTTGTAGGTTCTTCTATAGCAGGAGCACTTAGTATGATGTTTAATGTAACTTTAAGAGCACCACACGGAGGAATATTTGTTGTACCAGTTGTTGGTCATCCTCTAGCATACTTAGGAGCTATAGTTATAGGTTCTGTTGTAGGAATGATACTTT is a window from the Paraclostridium sordellii genome containing:
- a CDS encoding PTS fructose transporter subunit IIABC → MKIVDLIDKKSISLDLKAKDKSDAIDKLVELVNNSGNLNDKKEYKEAIIARENQSTTGIGEGIAIPHAKTKAVKNACLAAAVSKKGVDYESFDGSLSHLFFMIAAPEGANNTHLEVLSRLSTILMDEEFREKLMNAQNVDEFLNLIDYKEKEKFPEEEKEEVVDISKSSSSKYPTVLAVTACPTGIAHTFMAAESLNKQADKMGVNIKVETNGSSGAKNVLTKEEIENATAIIVAADKKVDMARFNGKKVIITKVANGIHKAEELITKAQNGDAPIYNHEGNAEASEEVENETAFRKVYKHLMNGVSNMLPFVVSGGILIALAFLLDNYSINPANFGSNTPIAAFFKSIGDVAFGFMLPVLAGYIAYSIADRPALVVGFVGGAMANAGGSGFLGALLAGFLAGYLVVGLKKVFSVLPDSLDGIKPVLLYPLFGTLLMGIIMTFIVIPPVAALNLGITNFLNGLGTSSKLILGLVLGGMMAIDMGGPINKAAYVFGVASLQSGQYEIMAAVMAGGMVPPLAIALATTFFKNRFTKEEQESGKVNYVMGLSFITEGAIPFAAADPLKVIPACVVGSSIAGALSMMFNVTLRAPHGGIFVVPVVGHPLAYLGAIVIGSVVGMILLAVLKKPINE